The DNA window CGCGGCCATGACAGCTCACGCAACCGACGCCCGCCGAGAGGTGGGCGCTGTGGTCGAAGTAGACGTAGTCAGCGAGGTTGTGGACGCGCACCCAGGGGATCGGGGTGTCGTTCGCCCAGCTCTCGCGTACGGGGAGGAGCTTCGGGCTCGTCGTCCGCACCTTCGAGTGGCAGTTCATGCACGTCTCGGTGGGTGGGATGGCAGCCTCCTCCGATCGCTCGACGGTGTTGTGGCAGTACCGGCAGTCCATCCCGAGATCACCCGCATGTAGCTTGTGCGAGTAATCGACGGGCTGGTGGGGCTGGTAGCCAACCTCGACGTGCTTGTTCGTGCCGTAATACGTGAGACCAGCGGTGACGGCCGCGCCAAGCGGCAGCACCCCGAAGGCCAGGGATAGCGGGAGGACCTTGTTGGCCCAGCGTGGGAATAGGAACCGCGCCATGGGTGGAGTGGAGCGTAGTCGGGGCTAACGCTCAGGGGCGAGTTATGGCGAGAAGTAGCCCGCGACAAGGCGTCAAAATGCCGCGGAGGTGCGGCAGGTTGCCGCGGGGTGGGGTGGGGTGCCGCTACGAGAGCAGCGGAATCCCCGCAGAACTGGCGGAAGTGAGGCCCCGAGGTGATGGAGCCCGCATCCGATGAAAGTGATCGGTGAGGAGACTTATTCCCGACTCTGGGAGGCGCTCGGGGTGAGGTGGTACCGAGGCAGGCGCGCTGAGGTGAGAGAGGTCACTGAATGCGGAGGGCTGCCCAGGAGGCGTCTCCGCTGCACGTCTCGCATCCTGTCAGGCGTCGAGAACCGTTCGGGAGCGAGGTGCTCGGAAGGCCGGCGCGATCAGCGGGTCCAGGCAGGACTGTCGTTCGGTTGTCTTCCAGCGCTCGTGGTGTGCTGCGCCCAGTCGGTAACGCCGTGGGGAGCGCGTCGCGCGAGGAGCCATGCGGAGAAACGCTTGCATTTGTCGAGGTCGAGAACGCCATGGAACCTGCGGAGGCTCATGTTCTGCGCGATCAGGGCGTAACCGCTCTCTGGATCCCGGGAGAGGAAGACGTTCGCCCGGAGGTAGGCGATGTGCAGCTCGCCTCGATGGATGCTCAGCACGCCCTGCAGGGTCTGGCTCAACTTCTGCGCCGCGCCCTCGTTGTCCCGTGTGGCGGACGCGATCCTCCTGATGGAGGCGACGACGGCGTCGAAGGTCTCCGGGGTCGTGATGCCGTCGAGCAGCTCGCCAGCGGCGTCGAGAATGCCCTTCAGGTGCGTCTGCGAGATCTCGACCATCCGCGCGGACTCGCTCATCCGCAGGTAAAACGGGGCCACCTTGAGATCGACCAGGTAGTCGTTCTGAGCGAGGCCCACGGAGCGTGTGGAGGCCGGATCGTAGTCGCCGCGTTGTTGCGCGGTGCGGAGGAGGGTGGTCGCCACGGAGAACCAGTCCCCGAAGGCGCTCAGGTCACCCAGGTCGGGCAGAGGGCTCTGGTCCTGTCCGAAGACGTTGCCCGTCGCTTGCTCCACGCTGAAGGCGA is part of the Chondromyces crocatus genome and encodes:
- a CDS encoding cytochrome c3 family protein, coding for MARFLFPRWANKVLPLSLAFGVLPLGAAVTAGLTYYGTNKHVEVGYQPHQPVDYSHKLHAGDLGMDCRYCHNTVERSEEAAIPPTETCMNCHSKVRTTSPKLLPVRESWANDTPIPWVRVHNLADYVYFDHSAHLSAGVGCVSCHGRVDQMAEVRQVEPLSMSWCLDCHRNPGPSLRDPKDITRMDLPALAHVTAAPAGLAGGGVQHGSASAQGPAPHGNPVAHTTDGRPVNPPLHCSGCHR